Below is a window of Penaeus monodon isolate SGIC_2016 chromosome 26, NSTDA_Pmon_1, whole genome shotgun sequence DNA.
atatatatatatatatatatatatatatatgtgtgtgtatatatatatatattatgtatgtatgtatgtatgtatgtacgtatgtatgtgtgtgtgtgtgtgtgtgtgtgtgtgtgtgtgtgtgtgtgtgtgtgtgtgtgtgtgtgtgtgtgtgtgtgtgtgtgtgtgtgtgtgtatgtttcactCCATTTAAGTTGGTTGGCCTTATGTAAGCTAAAACAGTCGTCCATATTAAGGATTAATATGATCAATATTAAGGATTAACATGATTGATATTAAACGACAGTCATCATATTACTGTCTCATATGTCTGTTGACATAtgagatagtaatatatacatatatatatatatatatatatatatatatatatatatatatatataatataatataacattataaatatatgcatatatatatatatatctatatatatatatatatatatatatatattatatatatatatatatatatatatgtatttatatatacgtatatgcttataatgtatatataattataatatatatatagatatatatatatatatgtgtgtgtgtgtgtgtgtgtgtgtgtgtgtgtgtgtgtgtgtgtgtgtgtgtgtgtgtgtgtgcgtgcgtgcgtgcgtgcgtgtgtacatgcatatatatatatatatatatatatacatagttcatagacacataatatataaattttcaatctGGGTTGTGTTGCCCGGACACTCTATTGCCCTGGCTGTCTTGGCGATGATAAATGAGGGATATTTTGTGCTCcacggtaaaaagaaaaaaagaaaattgagcgTCATTCTGAAATACATCAAGCTCCTGTTTCCTGGATACGAATCTTAAAGAGAAAAGTGAAGCCTTCCTTTAATTGATTCCCTTTGAGTTACTTGGGGATGTTGAATAGCTGAAAAATCAACACAGTATCTTCGCTGTTCATTTAGTATATTTTGGCCGTTGCAGCCTCACAGTCCCATCACCCGAGACGCCGTGAGTTGGTCTTGCGAGAGAACAGTCGTAATGGGGCTATTGATCCCTCGGCCGAATCGAAGTTCCTGAGCAAATAAGGTGAATGGCTCTCGGCCCGGACAGAGGGATGGCATCTGGAGGTTCTTCCATAGCAGTCAGAATGATTGTTCTTTCAACTTTCAGAAAGTATCTCCGAATATTCTTGAAAAAACACTATTGTCGATATCACTGTTTAACTTTACATGACTTGAACGAGTTTGGTATCAAAGATAAATACGATTTAAATATAGTGTTACAATCTGCCATTCAACAGACATATGAGACAGTAATATGATGACTGTCGTTTAATATCAATCATGTTAATCCTTAATATTGATCATATTAATCCTTAATATGGACGACTGTTTTAGCTTACATAAGGCCAACCAACTTAAATGGagtgaaacatacatacatacatacacacacacacacacacgcacactcacacacatacacacacacacacacacacacacacacacacacacatacgtacatacatacatacatacatacatatatatatatacatatatatatatatatatatatatatatacacacatgtatgtatgtatgtatttatgcatatacatgtatatgtatgcatgtaaatatatatatatatatatatatatatatatatatatatatatatatatatatatatatatatattatatatgtgtgtgtgtgtgtgtgtgtgtgtgtgtgtgtgttgtgtgtgtgtgttgtgtgtgtgtgtgtgtatgtgtgtgtataacatatacatatatacatatttatatatatgtttatatatatgtatatatatatatgtatatatatgtacatatgttatatagatagatagatagatatatagatagatagatagatagatagatagatagaagatagatagataaatagatagattagataaatagatagatatatatgtgtgtgtgtgtgtgtgtgtgtgtgtttgtgtatgtgtgttgtgtgtgtgtgtgtgtgtgtgtgtgatgtatgtgtgtctgtgtatgtgtaaacagtatatatatatatatatatatatatatatatatatatatatatatatatatatatatatatatatatatatatatatacatacacaaattcacacacacacacacacacacacacacacacacacacacatacatacatatatatcacacacaaatatgtatttgtgcatatatttgtatattacaatatatatatatatatatatatatatatatatatatatatatatatatatatatatatacacacacacgcacaccaaacaccacacacacacacacacacacacacacacacacacacacacacacacacacacacacacacacacatatatatatatatatatatatatatattatatatatatatataatatatatatatatacatatttatatatatatatatattatatatatgtgtgtgtgtgtgtgtgtgtgtgtgtgtgttaatatatacacatacatacatacatacatacatacatacatacatacatatatacatgcatacatacaaacatgtgtgtgtgtgtgtgtttatatctacaaACATGGAGACagacacccacatatatatgggcgcggtggttgtatgtgtgtttatttgtgagaCTTATGCGTAGGGGAACACATATCTACATGAAAAAATAacgcagaaaaataaataaaaaggaagttattgtatatataagaataaactgactatatttagaaaaaaatgaaacgcaAGCTGTCACAGAAACGAGTTCAATTACAAGATGGCTTTGTCCACACAGAGaaaatttttcaagaaaaatCCTGGGGCTGTAGCTGTTTCTAATGGAAAATACAGTGTACACAATATGTTCTCTACGCACacaggtacacagacatacataccatTGAATAAAGAAACGTACATTTTGTATCTATGCTTAaatgcccgcacacacacacacacacacacacacatacacacacacacccacacacacacacacacacacactcacacacacacacacacacacacacacacacacacacacatatatatatatatatatatatatatatatatatatatatatatatatatatatatatatatatatatatatatatatatatttttttttttttttttttttttttttttttttatgcatcacTTGCAGTTATGCAGTTATTAATTCTGTGACGACTTCATGTAGTCGTAAAATTTGAAATATGGTAATCATACTAATACTTACATATCTTATTTTGAAGATTTTCCTTGCAGCTGCCCTTCTGAGGCGGAAGTTCGCGAGGAGGCAGTCCCTGGAGAGGGCCAGACTCGCCGCCAGCAGCTGATCCTCAAGCAGCCGGTCATCTCCCGCAAGAGCACGGCGCGCCTCGAGTGGCTGAACGCTCCCCGCGGCGGCAGGGTTGCCTTGAGGCGTTCCGGCTTCCGTGGGGGTGATCGCCAGGCATATCTTCCTCACCGGCCCGGCGGCGGTGGCCTGGGGTTCCTCTCAGGAGTACTGTGTATGCTCGCATCCCTAAAGATAGTTCAGAAAGGCGGCGATAATGGTTGAAACGGCCAAGGGTGTCTACGATCTGCCACGTATAGTGGCAATTTAGTCTTACTCTGGGGAAGATCGCTTCTGTACTTCTTGATATCTTGATATCGATGTTTATGTCGCAAGAATTATATGTATTACCTGCCAGAGAGCTGGCAGGTAATACATAAAGCTGAAGGTCACCGGCTGGTCCCGCAGCTGTTTTCAGAGCTTTCGACCTGCTGAATGACCATCTCATTCTTGGGCTGTCTCCTTCCAAGCTCTGACTGTCCAAGCTCTGACCCATGCCTCCAGCCCATGTAGCTGGGAACCTGCCATGCTGACGCACCTACCCCAGCCGAAAATTCAATGTGCTAAGGTGAGATAAGCAGACATACGTTGCGCCTTGCTGCTTCTTTGCCCTGGGGCCGGTATATCTGGCACTATGGCACTCCCTCAATTatcacaactattattatcattatcatcatcatcattattattgttgttgctgttactacaattactattatcattattattatgacaatattattatgataaaactgTCAATATTATCATGCTGTCAATATCATCAAAAACAGATGCtgctattatcatctctattatcttCTTCAACCGCAGCAGCTTTCATTGCCGCACCACCCTAGACCAACTAAAGGCAGGGacctttgcaatatatatatatttttttttgtgatgaagaTCAGCACTATGGATACGGTGAATGCACCTTGAGTATCACCGAAATTAATCTATAGGATTCCTTTTTAATTAATACGAGAAACGCTGAGGGTGCACGGCCGAATGATCCTAGATGCTATATAGGATGCAGCCTAGGGCCCCTCAAGCTTAGGGGCCCATAAGCCTGAGGAACCCTGTTAAAAGATattcctatatgtgtgtgtgtgtgtgtgagtgtgtgtgtgtgataaagccCCGAAAATAAATTAACCTTTATGTCATTTACCTAATTTCGTAATAAAGTCAATCCGTCAATCACACAATTACATCGACATTTACAATGTATGGATGTCCAAGAGTGACTAAACGAAACAATGAATCCCGACCTTGTGGCCACCTTGACCATGCCACGAATCTTTTCTTCGCCAATGAACGAGATTGAACAACTGAACCCATCAACCATCTACTGTCCAAATTACAAGTTGCTCACTTGATTGTCGCACAACATACATGTCACTAATAGCTTCCATTAGGGATCTGTTATCAGAAATGTCATTATTCAACATTCGCCATGACattctgttctctgttcttctcttcatGTTGGCATTCCCATCTTCCCTTAATTAATTCAGTATGCCCAATCTTTTCCTTCAACTAGATCTTTTACCAGTTATTCTTCCATTAATCACCTTCTTCAACGACACGTTTACACATCACATGTCCAATCAatctctttttggttttaaaaatccttttcatCAATTGTCTCTTTTCTCCTACCACTGACAGCACCTCTTTATTGGTTTTCCTCGCTGTCCagcttattgtttttttcatacttGTCTAACCCCACCGAGGAGACAGTGTACAGCATGGAgctgatttttttcttccataactCGACGACTGCCTCTTGCTTCATATACAGTTCACAAATCAATCTTTCATCACCCCAGTTTGTTCTAAGGTCTCAAAAGCTTCCTTTTAGTCCATAAAGCAGACATCGAATTCCTTTCCATTGTCTAATACCTTTTCACAGAGTATACGCATGACTCCGATTGCATCTCTGGTACCACATCCTCTCTTAAAACCAAACTGTGTTTTCCTGATGTAATCCCTGTCCTTTCCTTCTAGTCTTTTATTCAGTACCCTAAGCAAGATCTTTGACGCATGCGTAATTAAACTGATGACTTTATATTCCTCACATTTAGTTGCATTCACTTCTTTAGCAAAGGTATTCTGACTGCCTTTGTGAATTCTGCTGACCAGACACCTTCATAAATTCTCTTGCCTATATCAACTACACTAACTCTGCTGGGATACCGTCCACACCTACAGCTTTTCTATTTTAATCCTTTACTACTGTTTGAATTTCGCTATGTAATAGCTCTGGCTCTTTACAGTCATCACCTGCCTCCTTCTTGCTCtctgtttaaaaaaactttcaaaggtttcttttcattatcatataatacttCAGTGTATTGCTTCCATCGATCCTTGATGTCATCTTTGTCTGGCAAAAGGTCTCTATTCCCATCATTAAAACACTTCCACTATTACTTCccctattttattatgttttatactttattatacaaCAAATCTGATCTACCCCTTCTGTCTCTTCCAgatcttcacatttttctttccatCAAACTTGCCTTGTCTTTTCTGTTTCCCGActcaattcattatttatctgtttatacttTCTTTTGCCTTCCTCGGTGCTATATTCTTTCACTGTTACAATCTCCAATGATTATTGAATTATCATTTCCGTTTACTGCTCCAATAAGATCATTTAGTTCATATATCACCTCAACTTCTGTATCCTCATACATGTTGgcatatatacctgtataattACAACTCTTACCAAGATCAGTCTTTCAGTGTGCAATACAATGTTTGTCACTCGCTTTgacgtttttttctgtctaacTGAATGTTTATTCCTTGTCCTTGTAAAGCTGCTGTTGTTTCATCAATGACGATATTTTTG
It encodes the following:
- the LOC119589602 gene encoding uncharacterized protein LOC119589602, with translation MYEDTEVEVIYELNDLIGAKRQGKFDGKKNVKIWKRQKGIHKGSQNTFAKEVNATKCEEYKVISLITHASKILLRVLNKRLEGKDRDYIRKTQFGFKRGCGTRDAIGVMRILCEKVLDNGKEFDVCFMD